Below is a window of Salvelinus alpinus chromosome 34, SLU_Salpinus.1, whole genome shotgun sequence DNA.
TGGTCATCAAATGTTCCCCATGCCACTTTTTCATGTGTTTCTCGAGAGTGCTGTACACACTGAAGGGCATTTGGCAAATGTCACAGCGGTACACTTCCTTACCCATCTGCCCGTGGGTCTTCATGTGGCGTGTGAGCTTGGAGCTCTGGGCGCAGGCGTAGTTGCACAGCTCGCACTTGTAGGGCCTCTCTCCCGTGTGGCTGCGCCGGTGCACTGTCAAGTTGCTGCAGTTCTTGAACACCTTGCCGCAGTACTCGCAGGTGTCGCTCCGTCGGCTCTCCTTGGAGCTGGGCCGGCCGGATCCCATTCCCCCCAGGTGAGGGGTGCTGCCCCCGCTGGCTGTGCCGCTGCGCCCCGACAGGCCGCCATCCAGGAGGTCCCCAGGAGGCGTGGAGAAGCGCAGGCTGCCGTTCTCAGACGAGTGCTCAGAGGAGGTGCCGAAGGGAGATTGTCTGGAGTCGGTGAAGCCCAGGAAAGGGTCTTTGATGAAGTGTCGTGAGGCGGCGTAACCCACCAGCCACTGGGAGTAGACGTTCTCAGAGGGGATGATTGGTGCCGGGGGCATGTCCAGATCCTTCTCAATCTTGATCCTCTTGTTGGAAGAGTTGGACAGGCTAGGGCTGGTGATGGGTGTGGGCTTGCGGGGGAAAAGGCTTGAGAAAGAGTTGCCGGAGCCACAGTTCCTGCCGTTGACAGTGGGCCTCTGGTGATCCCTTTCCATCTGGTGGTGATGgtgctccctctccatctctcccaccaCAGAGTCCTCATCCCCAGTGTCCCGCTGCCCGTCGGACCCCTTCTTAGAGAAGGGCATCCGATTTTTACGATTGTCGACTATCAAGTTATTGTACTGCTGTATAGTGCTCAGGCCCACATTCTCCACCATCTTACCCAGGGAGAGAGAGTTCTTCTCGTCTGGCGGCGGCTTGGAGCCGTTCTCACGGTTACGGTAGAACTCCATGTTGTCCATGCTGAAGTTTGACTCTGGCCTGCTCTCGTTCTCcatctcctcttcatcctcttcctcttcctcctcttcaccctcACCCCTGaagtctccctctctgttcttcATGCCTTCTCCGGTCACTTCGCTGGTGCCCGGCTCGGGTGAGCTGGTGGTGGAAAGCCCATCGTCAGACCTCCCTGTCATGGAGCCAgatttgtgcatgtgtgtcttcATGTGTCTCTTCAGCTTGCTGGCCTGGGAGCAGGCATGGTCGCATAGCTGACACTTATAGGGCTTCTCCCCGGTGTGGCTCCGCCGGTGGACCACCAGGTTGCtctggaacttgaagctcttccCGCAGAACTCGCATGACTTGCTCTTGGCCTGTGTCTGGGGCGGGGTGGTGCTGTTGGGGGGCATGGCCGGCAGGGGCGGGGTGCTGAGAAAGGGTGACTTGGGGCTTGGCTGGAAGGGGTTGGGGTTGAGCAGGCGGTGCATAGGGTTGGCCCGGCTGGGCGAAAGAGGAGGTGTGGCCACGTTATTGCTCCCCGCCAGCTCCCTGAGCCGCCTGGAGAAGTCCATGGATTGTGCCTCGATGGCCATGGGCGTCAGCCGCATCACCCTCTCAAAGGCACTGGGGTGCTGGGAGATGAGCCCCATTTCCTCGGCACTAAGGCGTTCCAGCCGGTGGGGGTCCAGGTGGTGGCGGGGTGAGGGGCTGACGAAGGGCGGCGTGTTGGGGAGGCCTCCGCGGTTCTCCATGAAGCCTGGTGGGGGCTCCCGGAGCAGGGGCCCAGTCATCCTCAACAGGTGGAAGGGGTTGTTCTCTCCCAGAAAGTTGGTGAGGggggactgggggatggagtccTGGCCCATGGGGGGCCCGGGGATGGTGATGCGGGGGGTGAGCGACGAGCTGGAGGGGTTGGACTCCAGGTAGATGCGGATGCCATGGCTGTTCTGGGCATGCTGCAGGAGGAACCAGGCACTGGGGAAGGGCTGCTTACATGTGGTGCAGATGTAGCTTGAAGGCTCGTCCCTGCCTCCTGCAACACAGGAGAAACACATACAAGAAAGAAAATCATTAAAACATGTTCTTCAAAAGAAAATATTGTTGAATGAATTCAATGACAGTAACTTCACATCTATCTGAGGAATAATATTGAGATTTTTAATGGAGTGTTTAGTGGTATTCGGTAGTCAGTAAAAATACAACATGTTTGGTGTTTCTGTATGGTGAAGCTGGTGACTGTGTTTGTATTTCTGTTACCATATTTCCTTACAATAAACCTATTTCTTACGTATGGGGAGTGAACCAACTGAAACACACCTGGATATCTGACAGCTGTGTTTGCAGGATTTAAAACTACCACTGAACATGGTTATCACCCGGTCATGTGTTGATTTCTACAACGAGAGGAACTTTGCAGAGAGAGAGCCATCAGACAGACTTTTGTTATCCACTTCATATTTGCCTAATACCTCCAGTAGCTGAAAAAGTCTTTACACATCATGTTGTCACATAACAGGGACATACTTATCAGGCTTTTGACAAGTGCATTTCCATAGTCACTGTGGATTGGCCGACGCGGTGGGACCACTGTACACACCAGTTTAAGTGCTCTTTAATCTCTCCTACTTACAAATCTCAAAATGATCACACCATGCAagtgtgttttggtgtgtgtgtgtgtgtgtgtgtgtgtgtgtgtgtgtgtgtgtgtgtgtgtgtgtgtgtgtgtgtgtgtgtgtgtgtgtgtgtgtgtgtgtgtgtgtgtgtgtgtgtgtgtgtgtgtgtgtgtgtgtgtgtgtctttaaacACACGTAGCCCTCCAAGCAGAGGGACTTTAATCATCACAGAGACGGCAAAGTAATATGGCTCTATGCTGAGAAAGTACAACTTAAAGATTTAAGGAACTCTCATCACTTTCTAACAAATAAAGGCATCGTACCTCGAGGGAACAAATAAaaaaaagagaggaaagaggagaggaaaataaAGATGGTGGAGTATTAAGATAAATGACTGCTAATAAATAGGGAGAACGCGGATGGAGAGATTGAAAGGGAGCGGTAAATTATTACTGGTCTTGGGGTTGTTATTTGGTATTTAACTGACATCCACTGGGTGCTTTGTGTCATTCTAGACACACAAATTCAATACAATAGAGCTGAAAACACTTCAGAGCGTTTGAGAAAATATAGGGTAAAGTTTTAGTGTTTACAGGTCTCCTTCGTAAAAGAGGTCTTCTGACCTCAACAGACttcctgtataaataaaggttcagtacaataaaaaaaataacaagacATGTATAACTTcttttctctgtgtgtggttgT
It encodes the following:
- the LOC139563443 gene encoding B-cell lymphoma/leukemia 11B-like isoform X1, translating into MSRRKQGNPQHVSQRELIAPAEADHVDGGLSVSDSLTLPHPHPLLSHPALLDPSLSNSLAMGLVDHDLLTCGQCQMNFPLGDILLFIEHKKKQCQTPLQGHGCYDKMAADRSSPSPPHQQQQNQGRHGHCQLRKVVEPVEIGIQVTPENERLMVTPTKGICPKQESVLAGGRDEPSSYICTTCKQPFPSAWFLLQHAQNSHGIRIYLESNPSSSSLTPRITIPGPPMGQDSIPQSPLTNFLGENNPFHLLRMTGPLLREPPPGFMENRGGLPNTPPFVSPSPRHHLDPHRLERLSAEEMGLISQHPSAFERVMRLTPMAIEAQSMDFSRRLRELAGSNNVATPPLSPSRANPMHRLLNPNPFQPSPKSPFLSTPPLPAMPPNSTTPPQTQAKSKSCEFCGKSFKFQSNLVVHRRSHTGEKPYKCQLCDHACSQASKLKRHMKTHMHKSGSMTGRSDDGLSTTSSPEPGTSEVTGEGMKNREGDFRGEGEEEEEEEDEEEMENESRPESNFSMDNMEFYRNRENGSKPPPDEKNSLSLGKMVENVGLSTIQQYNNLIVDNRKNRMPFSKKGSDGQRDTGDEDSVVGEMEREHHHHQMERDHQRPTVNGRNCGSGNSFSSLFPRKPTPITSPSLSNSSNKRIKIEKDLDMPPAPIIPSENVYSQWLVGYAASRHFIKDPFLGFTDSRQSPFGTSSEHSSENGSLRFSTPPGDLLDGGLSGRSGTASGGSTPHLGGMGSGRPSSKESRRSDTCEYCGKVFKNCSNLTVHRRSHTGERPYKCELCNYACAQSSKLTRHMKTHGQMGKEVYRCDICQMPFSVYSTLEKHMKKWHGEHLMTNEVKIEAREAKPDFPILPLSPQP
- the LOC139563443 gene encoding B-cell lymphoma/leukemia 11B-like isoform X2, yielding MSRRKQGNPQHVSQRELIAPAEADHVDGGLSVSDSLTLPHPHPLLSHPALLDPSLSNSLAMGLVDHDLLTCGQCQMNFPLGDILLFIEHKKKQCQTPLQGHGCYDKMAADRSSPSPPHQQQQNQGRHGHCQLRKVVEPVEIGIQVTPENERLMVTPTKGICPKQESVLAGGRDEPSSYICTTCKQPFPSAWFLLQHAQNSHGIRIYLESNPSSSSLTPRITIPGPPMGQDSIPQSPLTNFLGENNPFHLLRMTGPLLREPPPGFMENRGGLPNTPPFVSPSPRHHLDPHRLERLSAEEMGLISQHPSAFERVMRLTPMAIEAQSMDFSRRLRELAGSNNVATPPLSPSRANPMHRLLNPNPFQPSPKSPFLSTPPLPAMPPNSTTPPQTQAKSKSCEFCGKSFKFQSNLVVHRRSHTGEKPYKCQLCDHACSQASKLKRHMKTHMHKSGSMTGRSDDGLSTTSSPEPGTSEVTGEGMKNREGDFRGEGEEEEEEEDEEEMENESRPESNFSMDNMEFYRNRENGSKPPPDEKNSLSLGKMVENVGLSTIQQYNNLIVDNRKNRMPFSKKGSDGQRDTGDEDSVVGEMEREHHHHQMERDHQRPTVNGRNCGSGNSFSSLFPRKPTPITSPSLSNSSNKRIKIEKDLDMPPAPIIPSENVYSQWLVGYAASRHFIKDPFLGFTDSRQSPFGTSSEHSSENGSLRFSTPPGDLLDGGLSGRSGTASGGSTPHLGGMGSGRPSSKESRRSDTCEYCGKVFKNCSNLTVHRRSHTGERPYKCELCNYACAQSSKLTRHMKTHGQMVVGWLNRRAKLRSFIARESREILGAPCDV
- the LOC139563443 gene encoding B-cell lymphoma/leukemia 11B-like isoform X3, with protein sequence MSRRKQGNPQHVSQRELIAPAEADHVDGGLSVSDSLTLPHPHPLLSHPALLDPSLSNSLAMGLVDHDLLTCGQCQMNFPLGDILLFIEHKKKQCQTPLQGHGCYDKMAADRSSPSPPHQQQQNQGRHGHCQLRKVVEPVEIGIQVTPENERLMVTPTKGICPKQESVLAGGRDEPSSYICTTCKQPFPSAWFLLQHAQNSHGIRIYLESNPSSSSLTPRITIPGPPMGQDSIPQSPLTNFLGENNPFHLLRMTGPLLREPPPGFMENRGGLPNTPPFVSPSPRHHLDPHRLERLSAEEMGLISQHPSAFERVMRLTPMAIEAQSMDFSRRLRELAGSNNVATPPLSPSRANPMHRLLNPNPFQPSPKSPFLSTPPLPAMPPNSTTPPQTQAKSKSCEFCGKSFKFQSNLVVHRRSHTGEKPYKCQLCDHACSQASKLKRHMKTHMHKSGSMTGRSDDGLSTTSSPEPGTSEVTGEGMKNREGDFRGEGEEEEEEEDEEEMENESRPESNFSMDNMEFYRNRENGSKPPPDEKNSLSLGKMVENVGLSTIQQYNNLIVDNRKNRMPFSKKGSDGQRDTGDEDSVVGEMEREHHHHQMERDHQRPTVNGRNCGSGNSFSSLFPRKPTPITSPSLSNSSNKRIKIEKDLDMPPAPIIPSENVYSQWLVGYAASRHFIKDPFLGFTDSRQSPFGTSSEHSSENGSLRFSTPPGDLLDGGLSGRSGTASGGSTPHLGGMGSGRPSSKESRRSDTCEYCGKVFKNCSNLTVHRRSHTGERPYKCELCNYACAQSSKLTRHMKTHGQMGLPVMCS